Proteins encoded together in one Besnoitia besnoiti strain Bb-Ger1 chromosome Unknown contig00119, whole genome shotgun sequence window:
- a CDS encoding uncharacterized protein (encoded by transcript BESB_018940), which translates to MDIINPYLEDLEGLCLPDPSSLVLFMTIMLSALSIVVSSVYLKNQHLYTSCTNIMTFTLVVAFLMLVSPPCRLITPLLLNKIQLGTLVHRQM; encoded by the exons atggacataattaatcctt atcttgaag atcttgaaggtctttgtttaccggatccaagttctcttgtgcttttcatgaccatcatgttaagtgcattaagtatagtggtatccagcgtatatttgaaaaaccaacatttgtatacaagctgtacgaatatcatgacattcactttggtagtcgccttcttaatgttagtct cacctccatgtcggctcattactcccttgttattgaacaagattcagttaggaacgctagttcaccgtcagatgtaa
- a CDS encoding uncharacterized protein (encoded by transcript BESB_018950): MIAVHHHPTGLLKTAKSVGFQYPTTLRLFHIGYVLGVIYGFLFSLILTARENYYSDASLISSIVLGVIISETGLFISFFLGSIYYELDYWFRS; this comes from the coding sequence atgattgcagtacaccaccaccccactggactgcttaagacagctaaaagtgttggatttcaatatcctactacattaagattattccacatcggttatgttctaggcgtaatatatggattcttgttctcactcatcttaacagcgagagaaaactactactcagatgctagtctaatcagtagcatcgtacttggagttatcatctctgagacaggattatttatcagcttttttctggggagtatatactacgagttggactactggtttagatcttga